The following proteins are encoded in a genomic region of Quadrisphaera setariae:
- a CDS encoding homoserine dehydrogenase: MERVRVALLGCGSVGSQVAVALAPGSESVAELSARAGVAIELVGIAVRDASAPREGVDGVLDRALLTADADALVTRADVVVELVGGLEPARSLLLRAFEHGASAVTGNKALLAAHGRELHAAADAAGVDLYFEAAVAGAIPIIRPLRESLAGDRVERVLGIVNGTTNYVLDQMDSRGETFDAAVARAQELGFAEADPTADVDGWDAAAKAAILATLAFHTPVTIDDVHREGIRSVSAEDVAAAREAGAVVKLLAVAERTTGVDDAGNEVEGVQARVHPVLLSREHPLASVRGAYNAVFVEAAGAGDLMFYGQGAGGRPTASAVLGDLVTLARHRQDGSQGPRVLGHADLPVLPTDAVRTRYQVRLVVADRPGVLAAVAQVFAAHGVSIETVRQRPSAGAVAGEGGSASLVVVTHTAADAALAGCVADLSELDAVASVASVLRVEGDS; this comes from the coding sequence GTGGAGCGGGTGCGGGTGGCGCTGCTGGGCTGCGGCTCGGTGGGCAGCCAGGTGGCGGTGGCGCTGGCGCCGGGCTCGGAGAGCGTGGCCGAACTGTCGGCCCGCGCCGGGGTGGCGATCGAGCTGGTCGGGATCGCCGTGCGCGACGCGAGCGCGCCGCGCGAGGGCGTGGACGGGGTGCTCGACCGCGCGCTGCTCACCGCCGACGCCGATGCGCTGGTGACCCGCGCCGACGTCGTCGTCGAGCTGGTGGGGGGTCTGGAGCCGGCGCGCAGCCTGCTGCTGCGGGCCTTCGAGCACGGCGCGAGCGCCGTCACCGGCAACAAGGCCCTGCTGGCCGCCCACGGGCGCGAGCTGCACGCCGCCGCTGACGCCGCCGGGGTGGACCTGTACTTCGAGGCGGCCGTGGCCGGCGCCATCCCGATCATCAGGCCGCTGCGGGAGTCGCTCGCCGGCGACCGCGTCGAGCGGGTGCTCGGCATCGTCAACGGCACCACCAACTACGTGCTCGACCAGATGGACTCCCGCGGCGAGACGTTCGACGCCGCCGTGGCCCGCGCGCAGGAGCTGGGCTTCGCCGAGGCCGACCCCACCGCGGACGTCGACGGGTGGGACGCCGCCGCCAAGGCCGCGATCCTCGCGACGCTCGCCTTCCACACCCCTGTGACCATCGACGACGTGCACCGCGAGGGGATCCGCTCCGTGTCCGCCGAGGACGTGGCGGCGGCCCGCGAGGCCGGCGCCGTGGTGAAGCTGCTGGCCGTGGCCGAGCGCACCACCGGCGTCGACGACGCCGGGAACGAGGTCGAGGGCGTGCAGGCCCGCGTGCACCCGGTCCTGCTGAGCCGCGAGCACCCGCTGGCCAGCGTCCGCGGCGCCTACAACGCGGTCTTCGTCGAGGCCGCCGGAGCCGGTGACCTCATGTTCTACGGCCAGGGCGCGGGCGGGCGGCCCACGGCCAGCGCCGTCCTGGGCGACCTCGTGACGCTCGCGCGCCACCGCCAGGACGGCAGCCAGGGCCCTCGGGTGCTCGGCCACGCCGACCTGCCGGTGCTGCCCACGGACGCGGTGCGCACCCGCTACCAGGTGCGCCTCGTGGTGGCGGACCGCCCCGGGGTGCTCGCCGCGGTCGCCCAGGTCTTCGCCGCCCACGGGGTCTCCATCGAGACCGTGCGCCAGCGGCCGTCCGCGGGAGCGGTGGCCGGCGAGGGCGGGTCGGCCTCGCTGGTCGTCGTGACGCACACCGCCGCCGACGCCGCCCTGGCCGGGTGCGTGGCGGACCTGTCGGAGCTCGACGCCGTGGCCTCGGTGGCCTCGGTGCTGCGTGTGGAAGGGGACAGCTGA
- a CDS encoding SRPBCC family protein produces the protein MPTIEASTDLPGDVATVLAVSLDLDVERAAGRRHRVRPVPAGPGSRTSGRIGAGERVRWSLRLHGLVPLRHTTEILEVDEATPGGGARFVDAMVSGAFAAFRHEHLFDPLPPSPTGAPRTRSTDRMTWTSPLGPLGRVADAVLVRRTLEGLLADRNAEIARRLSA, from the coding sequence GTGCCGACGATCGAGGCCTCCACCGACCTCCCCGGCGACGTGGCCACCGTGCTCGCGGTCTCCCTCGACCTCGACGTCGAGCGAGCCGCCGGTCGGCGACACCGGGTGCGCCCGGTGCCCGCGGGGCCGGGGAGCCGCACCAGCGGCCGGATCGGCGCGGGGGAGCGGGTGCGCTGGTCGCTGCGCCTCCACGGCCTCGTCCCGCTGCGCCACACCACCGAGATCCTCGAGGTGGACGAGGCGACACCTGGCGGGGGAGCGCGCTTCGTCGACGCGATGGTCTCCGGTGCCTTCGCCGCCTTCCGCCACGAGCACCTCTTCGACCCGCTGCCGCCCTCGCCGACCGGTGCGCCCCGCACCCGGTCCACGGACCGGATGACGTGGACGAGCCCGCTGGGGCCGCTCGGGCGGGTCGCCGACGCGGTGCTCGTGCGGCGGACGCTGGAGGGCCTGCTGGCGGACCGGAACGCCGAGATCGCGCGCCGGCTCAGCGCCTGA
- the thrB gene encoding homoserine kinase: MSTPVLGRRVRVVVPGSSANLGPGFDALGLALGLRDEVVVEALAGTARGGDEASSAEVEVSGEGSGSIRGGEGNLLVRSVRAALHAAGVAAADQPRLRVTSRNGVPHGRGVGSSAAAVVAGAAAGSALLDEPLPREVLLDLVCGIEGHPDNAAASLLGGLTLGWREGAHGPWRAVRVDPCADVVPVLCVPDVELSTARARAMLPLHVTHGDAAHTAGRAALLVEAVTRRPDLLLAATEDRLHQEQRAAAMPASASLLGDLRAAGHAAVISGAGPSVLVLCAGDAAAAGARALVGARSGWLALEPGVAREGVAVEVLAG, from the coding sequence GTGAGCACCCCGGTCCTCGGACGCCGGGTGCGCGTGGTCGTCCCCGGCTCCAGCGCCAACCTGGGGCCCGGCTTCGACGCCCTGGGGCTGGCGCTCGGACTGCGCGACGAGGTGGTCGTCGAGGCGCTGGCCGGGACGGCGCGCGGCGGCGACGAGGCGTCCAGCGCGGAGGTGGAGGTCAGCGGCGAGGGCTCCGGCTCGATCCGCGGCGGTGAGGGCAACCTGCTGGTCAGGTCGGTGAGGGCGGCGCTGCACGCCGCCGGCGTCGCCGCCGCCGACCAGCCGCGCCTGCGCGTGACCAGTCGCAACGGCGTGCCCCACGGGCGCGGCGTGGGCTCCTCGGCCGCCGCGGTGGTGGCCGGGGCGGCCGCCGGGTCGGCGCTGCTGGACGAGCCGCTGCCCCGCGAGGTGCTGCTCGACCTGGTCTGCGGGATCGAGGGCCACCCCGACAACGCGGCGGCCTCCCTGCTGGGCGGCCTCACGCTCGGCTGGCGCGAGGGCGCCCACGGCCCCTGGCGCGCGGTGCGGGTCGACCCCTGTGCTGACGTGGTGCCGGTGCTCTGCGTGCCCGACGTCGAGCTCTCCACCGCCCGCGCCCGCGCCATGCTGCCGCTGCACGTCACCCATGGTGACGCCGCCCACACCGCTGGCCGCGCAGCCCTGCTCGTGGAAGCCGTCACCCGCCGGCCGGACCTGCTGCTCGCCGCCACCGAGGACCGCCTCCACCAGGAGCAGCGGGCGGCCGCCATGCCCGCCAGCGCCTCGCTGCTCGGCGACCTGCGCGCCGCCGGGCACGCCGCCGTCATCTCCGGCGCGGGCCCCTCGGTGCTCGTCCTCTGCGCGGGCGACGCAGCGGCCGCCGGTGCTCGTGCGCTGGTGGGAGCCCGTTCCGGCTGGCTCGCGCTGGAGCCCGGAGTGGCGCGCGAGGGCGTCGCCGTGGAGGTGCTGGCCGGCTGA
- the rho gene encoding transcription termination factor Rho → MTDTTEIAAPAQSGAATEPGARRAGLTGLRLPELQALAVQLGVSGTARMRKSELLDVIKAAQAGGQPSTGTGAAAAAGGEAAPATRTSAVRRQRRSPEQSPAETAAPAASAAEIVAEPAAAPVVEPSAPAAEAPEQRSDERPARRTRAPRERVERSAGADRVERADRPERVERSAGADRVERADRPERVERSAGADRAERADRPERVERPAGADRAERTDRAAQPAADAQALLPDLAELAEARVERTDRVERTDRVERADRADRVERPERSSQRDARDRAEEVRLDLDRALAERSERNDRARRERGEQVRTEERSAPLQRTSVPPQQRLDQAVPGEDEDDDDLRGRRGRRGRYRDRDRKGRRGRTDPGLEAEAPVEVSPDDVLVPVAGILDVLDNYAFIRTSGYLAGPNDVYVPLGQVKKSGLRPGDAVTGAVKAPRDGEQAQQQAAGGRGAQKFNALVRLDSVNGMSPDEARRRPEFSKLTPLYPNERLRLETEPGITATRIVDLVAPIGKGQRGLIVSPPKAGKTLMMQAIANAISINNPEVHLMVVLVDERPEEVTDMQRTVKGEVIASTFDRPASDHTAAAELAIERAKRLVELGHDVVVLLDSLTRLGRAYNLAAPASGRILSGGVDAAALYHPKKFFGAARNIENGGSLTIIASALVETGSKADEVIFEEFKGTGNMELRLDRRLADKRVFPAVDVNPSGTRREEILLGREELAVMWKLRRVLTALDSQQSLELLLSKMRDTKSNTEFLMQVKAQTPTAGGARPPAKD, encoded by the coding sequence GTGACCGACACCACCGAGATCGCCGCACCGGCGCAGTCCGGCGCAGCGACCGAGCCCGGCGCGCGCCGCGCCGGGCTCACCGGCCTCCGCCTGCCCGAGCTGCAGGCGCTGGCGGTGCAGCTGGGCGTCTCCGGAACGGCCCGGATGCGCAAGAGCGAGCTGCTCGACGTCATCAAGGCCGCCCAGGCCGGCGGTCAGCCCAGCACCGGGACCGGCGCCGCTGCCGCTGCTGGTGGCGAGGCCGCGCCCGCCACCCGCACCAGCGCCGTCCGCCGCCAGCGCCGCTCCCCGGAGCAGTCGCCCGCCGAGACCGCTGCACCTGCTGCCTCCGCCGCCGAGATCGTCGCCGAGCCGGCAGCTGCGCCGGTCGTGGAGCCCTCCGCGCCGGCCGCCGAGGCGCCCGAGCAGCGCAGCGACGAGCGTCCCGCCCGTCGCACCCGCGCGCCTCGCGAGCGCGTCGAGCGGTCCGCTGGTGCCGACCGTGTTGAGCGCGCTGACCGTCCGGAGCGCGTCGAGCGGTCCGCTGGTGCCGACCGTGTTGAGCGCGCTGACCGTCCGGAGCGCGTCGAGCGGTCCGCTGGTGCCGACCGCGCTGAGCGCGCTGACCGTCCGGAGCGCGTCGAGCGGCCCGCTGGCGCCGACCGCGCTGAGCGCACCGACCGTGCTGCGCAGCCCGCCGCCGACGCCCAGGCGCTGCTGCCCGACCTCGCCGAGCTGGCCGAGGCGCGCGTCGAGCGCACGGACCGCGTCGAGCGCACGGACCGCGTCGAGCGCGCGGACCGCGCCGACCGGGTCGAGCGCCCCGAGCGCTCGTCCCAGCGCGACGCCCGCGACCGCGCCGAGGAGGTGCGCCTCGACCTCGACCGCGCCCTCGCCGAGCGCAGCGAGCGCAACGACCGCGCGCGTCGTGAGCGCGGGGAGCAGGTCCGCACCGAGGAGCGCTCCGCACCCCTCCAGCGCACGTCCGTCCCGCCGCAGCAGCGCCTCGACCAGGCCGTCCCCGGCGAGGACGAGGACGACGACGACCTGCGCGGACGCCGCGGACGCCGTGGGCGCTACCGCGACCGCGACCGCAAGGGCCGCCGCGGGCGCACCGATCCGGGCCTGGAGGCCGAGGCTCCCGTCGAGGTCTCCCCGGACGACGTGCTCGTCCCGGTGGCGGGCATCCTCGACGTGCTCGACAACTACGCGTTCATCCGCACCTCCGGCTACCTCGCCGGCCCGAACGACGTGTACGTGCCGCTCGGCCAGGTGAAGAAGTCCGGGCTGCGCCCGGGCGACGCCGTCACCGGTGCCGTCAAGGCCCCCCGCGACGGTGAGCAGGCGCAGCAGCAGGCCGCTGGCGGGCGCGGGGCGCAGAAGTTCAACGCGCTCGTCCGCCTCGACAGCGTCAACGGCATGTCGCCCGACGAGGCGCGCCGCCGTCCGGAGTTCAGCAAGCTCACGCCGCTGTACCCGAACGAGCGCCTGCGCCTGGAGACCGAGCCGGGCATCACGGCGACGCGCATCGTCGACCTGGTCGCCCCCATCGGCAAGGGCCAGCGCGGTCTCATCGTCTCGCCGCCCAAGGCCGGCAAGACCCTGATGATGCAGGCGATCGCCAACGCGATCAGCATCAACAACCCCGAGGTCCACCTCATGGTCGTGCTCGTCGACGAGCGCCCCGAAGAGGTCACGGACATGCAGCGGACCGTGAAGGGCGAGGTCATCGCCTCGACCTTCGACCGGCCCGCGTCCGACCACACCGCTGCCGCCGAGCTCGCCATCGAGCGGGCCAAGCGCCTGGTGGAGCTGGGGCACGACGTCGTCGTGCTGCTCGACTCGCTGACCCGCCTGGGCCGCGCCTACAACCTCGCCGCGCCGGCGAGCGGGCGCATCCTGTCCGGCGGTGTCGACGCTGCCGCGCTGTACCACCCGAAGAAGTTCTTCGGTGCTGCCCGCAACATCGAGAACGGCGGCTCGCTGACGATCATCGCCTCGGCGCTCGTCGAGACCGGCTCGAAGGCCGACGAGGTCATCTTCGAGGAGTTCAAGGGCACCGGGAACATGGAGCTGCGGCTCGACCGTCGCCTGGCCGACAAGCGGGTGTTCCCCGCCGTCGACGTGAACCCCTCCGGCACGCGCCGCGAGGAGATCCTCCTGGGCCGCGAGGAGCTGGCGGTGATGTGGAAGCTCCGCCGGGTGCTCACCGCGCTCGACAGCCAGCAGTCCCTCGAGCTGCTG
- the thrC gene encoding threonine synthase — MAHQWRGVVEEYRERLPVVAGAPAVTLGEGGTPLVRARHLSELTGCDVRLKVEGCNPTGSFKDRGMTVAMTRAAADGARAVICASTGNTSASAAAYATAAGLSCGVLVPDGRIAMGKLSQAVAHGATLLQVDGNFDDCLRLARELAEAYPVELVNSVNPARIEGQKTAAFEVVDALGDAPDVHCLPVGNAGNITAYWRGYTEYAATSGQPGPATRRPRMWGFQAAGAAPIVEGRPVESPDTIATAIRIGNPASWDQAVAARDESGGVVEAVTDEEILAAHRLLSSRDGVFVEPASAAGVAGLLKRHAAGLVERGLTIVVTVTGHGLKDPQWALREADGSEVRPVRVGVDADSAAGALGLERARALA; from the coding sequence ATGGCGCACCAGTGGCGCGGGGTGGTCGAGGAGTACCGGGAGCGCCTGCCCGTCGTGGCAGGAGCGCCCGCGGTGACGCTCGGCGAGGGGGGCACGCCGCTCGTGCGCGCCCGCCACCTGTCGGAGCTCACCGGCTGCGACGTCCGGCTCAAGGTGGAGGGCTGCAACCCCACCGGCTCCTTCAAGGACCGCGGCATGACGGTGGCGATGACGCGCGCCGCCGCCGACGGCGCCCGGGCCGTGATCTGCGCCTCCACGGGCAACACCTCCGCTTCGGCGGCCGCCTACGCCACCGCCGCGGGCCTGTCCTGCGGCGTGCTCGTGCCCGACGGCCGCATCGCCATGGGCAAGCTCAGCCAGGCGGTCGCCCACGGCGCGACGCTGCTGCAGGTGGACGGCAACTTCGACGACTGCCTGCGGCTCGCCCGCGAGCTCGCCGAGGCCTACCCGGTGGAGCTGGTGAACTCCGTCAACCCGGCGCGCATCGAGGGGCAGAAGACGGCGGCCTTCGAGGTGGTGGACGCCCTCGGCGACGCCCCCGACGTGCACTGCCTGCCCGTCGGCAACGCCGGCAACATCACCGCCTACTGGCGCGGCTACACGGAGTACGCAGCCACCTCGGGCCAGCCGGGCCCCGCCACCCGGCGTCCGCGCATGTGGGGCTTCCAGGCCGCCGGTGCCGCGCCGATCGTCGAGGGGCGTCCGGTGGAGTCGCCCGACACCATCGCCACCGCCATCCGCATCGGCAACCCCGCCTCCTGGGACCAGGCCGTCGCCGCCCGCGACGAGTCCGGTGGCGTGGTCGAGGCGGTGACCGACGAGGAGATCCTCGCGGCCCACCGGCTGCTGTCCTCCCGTGACGGCGTCTTCGTGGAGCCCGCTTCCGCCGCAGGCGTCGCCGGTCTGCTCAAGCGCCACGCGGCGGGTCTGGTGGAGCGGGGGCTCACCATCGTCGTCACGGTGACCGGCCACGGCCTCAAGGACCCCCAGTGGGCCCTGCGCGAGGCCGACGGCAGCGAGGTCCGCCCCGTCCGGGTCGGCGTCGACGCCGACTCCGCCGCGGGTGCGCTCGGCCTGGAGCGGGCGCGGGCGCTGGCGTGA
- a CDS encoding SdpI family protein yields the protein MDDSVPVWTVVLVGAVLLAAGGLVPYVVARAAAGRLRRNRWVGVRTPATLAGDAGWRTGHAAARPWAAVAGALLALSGLGALVVGATTGAPGPFAAVVVGGAVLGAAALVAGAVRADAAARGSLSR from the coding sequence GTGGACGACTCGGTGCCGGTGTGGACGGTGGTGCTGGTGGGCGCCGTCCTGCTCGCCGCGGGCGGCCTGGTGCCCTACGTGGTGGCCCGCGCGGCCGCGGGGCGGCTGCGCCGCAACCGCTGGGTGGGCGTGCGCACCCCCGCCACCCTCGCCGGTGACGCGGGCTGGCGCACCGGGCACGCCGCCGCGCGCCCCTGGGCCGCGGTGGCGGGCGCGCTGCTCGCGCTGTCCGGGCTCGGTGCGCTCGTGGTGGGCGCGACCACCGGCGCGCCGGGCCCCTTCGCCGCCGTCGTCGTGGGGGGCGCGGTGCTCGGGGCCGCGGCGCTCGTGGCCGGGGCGGTCCGCGCCGACGCCGCCGCCCGAGGATCGCTCAGCCGCTGA